The proteins below come from a single Esox lucius isolate fEsoLuc1 chromosome 7, fEsoLuc1.pri, whole genome shotgun sequence genomic window:
- the LOC105027844 gene encoding zinc finger protein 333 isoform X2, producing MDYLGNPLCPLACIVRAEPQMSGHLPLDEVGVSLDAEKINTRSLESVSRPGGLNGEARDPDTVLVSNKTTTAMMRDVLVFPIASPIDFSNGGVTCKPNVLHRKPTETQCSALTTLHGVPKEQQHSKSIKIELDLSQCKSEIVSKCAAVKVEDLSPGGLKGADGKEVYPDSVLPPNKIPEALQGDVCVFPLASQDVKVEDPIWAYYSQIESGMIQTNTIPVKTESFEDSTVVVKVDSDIKVEDPIWACYFVKQEKEIPNVEKPIHAAHLKEEPIDFPIVGTNSQSRSGPGLSTSKANDVQPTLTERCDQDRNYYPITPAEVLKTLQQSGKNTTVNRYVKQETVDVKNEDPIWANYHMHEGRKDMNPNYEHLTLLLPSPIETHHPVTSEEMLSLIGIRQPICKVAMPSSKVEQEQTMNSDPAGPSQPISQQSSKKQMLEREPGGHSGLGSQSNTSEPSVTMPDTREEHPTATLNFNKKHKRFTATGINTCQLCDKSFSSHEQVQEKMPTEAVKGNINNAKPWKCCVCKATFGTHGRLRFHRQKHVSGLNCPVCGKCFQIKHHLDVHMKIHSVERPFSCEECGKTYRTAGLRNAHMSIIHSTKRDMFCPECGKPFKLKTQLDIHMNMHTGNRPYQCTDCEASFKTPSALSSHKTIHTGRVKKSGENQSKGKKKQSDTEEDSDSMSDPDFSSDSTPQTPTSRQTRSQRKPKQVEN from the exons ATGGACTACCTTGGAAATCCTCTGTGTCCTTTGGCCTGCATTGTGAGAGCTGAGCCTCAAATGTCAGGACATTTACCCTTAGATGAGGTGGGTGTGTCACTGGATGCTGAGAAAATTAACACCAGGAGCTTGGAGTCTGTCAGCAGACCTGGAGGTTTAAATGGAGAAGCTAGAGATCCAGATACAGTTCTAGTCAGTAACAAGACAACAACAGCCATGATGAGGGATGTTCTTGTGtttcctatagcctcaccaatAGATTTCTCCAATGGAGGAGTGACATGTAAGCCAAATGTTCTTCATAGAAAACCTACAGAGACCCAATGCAGTGCCTTAACCACCCTTCACGGTGTACCTAAAGAGCAGCAGCATTCAAAGTCTATTAAGATTGAATTGGATTTATCTCAGTGTAAAAGTGAGATTGTGTCTAAATGCGCTGCAGTGAAAGTTGAGGATCTTAGCCCTGGAGGTCTGAAAGGAGCTGATGGGAAGGAGGTCTATCCAGACTCTGTGTTGCCACCTAACAAGATACCAGAAGCCCTACAGggggatgtttgtgtgtttcctcTAGCTTCACAAGATGTGAAAGTTGAGGATCCTATTTGGGCATATTATTCTCAGATTGAATCTGGCATGATTCAAACAAACACCATCCCAGTCAAAACTGAGTCCTTTGAAGATTCTACTGTTGTGGTCAAAGTTGATTCTGACATTAAAGTTGAGGATCCTATTTGGGCGTGCTATTTTGTTAAACAGGAAAAGGAAATACCTAATGTTGAAAAGCCAATACATGCTGCACATCTGAAGGAGGAACCTATAGATTTTCCAATTGTGGGTACCAATAGTCAATCCAGATCTGGTCCTGGCTTATCAACTTCAAAGGCAAATGATGTTCAGCCGACTCTGACTGAGAGATGTGATCAAGACAGAAATTATTACCCAATCACACCTGCTGAGGTGTTAAAGACTCTACAGCAAAGTGGTAAAAACACCACTGTGAACCGCTATGTAAAACAGGAAACAGTGGATGTGAAAAATGAAGATCCCATATGGGCTAATTATCATATGCATGAAGGACGAAAGGACATGAATCCAAATTATGAACATTTGACACTTCTGCTTCCATCACCAATAGAAACCCATCATCCTGTAACCTCagaggaaatgctatcattgaTTGGGATTAGACAACCCATCTGTAAAGTAGCAATGCCTTCATCCAAAGTAGAGCAGGAACAAACTATGAACTCTGACCCAGCAGGACCATCTCAACCCATTTCACAACAGTCCAGCAAAAAGCAAATGCTTGAGAGAGAACCTGGTGGCCATTCAGGCCTGGGTTCCCAATCAAACACATCCGAACCCTCAGTAACGATGCCAGATACACGTGAAGAACATCCAACAGCTACATTAAActttaacaaaaaacataaacgTTTTACAGCAACAGGAATTAATACATGTCAGCTGTGTGATAAATCCTTTTCTTCACATGAGCAAGTTCAGGAGAAAATGCCCACTGAGGCTGTAAAGGGAAATATAAACAATGCTAAACcctggaaatgttgtgtttgtaaaGCAACATTTGGAACTCATGGAAGGTTAAGGTTTCATAGACAAAAGCATGTTAGTGGTTTAAATTGCCCTGTTTGTGGTaagtgttttcaaataaaacatcacTTAGATGTTCATATGAAGATACATTCAGTAGAAAGGCCCTTCTCCTGTGAGGAGTGTGGTAAAACCTATCGCACTGCTGGTCTTCGTAATGCACACATGTCTATCATTCACAGCACTAAGCGAGACATGTTCTGTCCAGAGTGTGGGAAACCTTTCAAGTTGAAAACCCAACTAGACATTCACATGAACATGCACACAGGAAACAGACCATATCAGTGCACCGATTGCGAGGCTTCCTTCAAGACACCCTCAGCTCTGTCCTCACACAAGACTattcacacag GAAGAGTGAAGAAGTCAGGGGAAAACCAATCTAAGGGGAAGAAGAAGCAgtcagacactgaggaggactCAGACTCCATGTCAGACCCAGACTTTTCATCTGACTCCACCCCTCAAACCCCCACCTCCAGACAGACCAGGAGTCAGAGGAAACCCAAACAGGTGGAGAACTGA
- the si:ch1073-224n8.1 gene encoding zinc finger protein 384, translated as MANRRGNCNTGMDSTLSSNNPGSGGGNRKQSIINAPNRSGTESCYERKVGKAEYGQQACQGNMTVSSLKTRLAPTIQTTLSAAVDTLLGEVVLVLNETQQELVNKEQENERLKVELRTLQECLSSAQKLIDQLQIPFPGSQTMGQSVFAPPLTSIGSMNTNMDRDRQSHRDVNGADGRCVSGVNLEMGGSLSDSLHGYNSRDDYKMCQLSIQPDGSVTNHSMEAYAANTPNICSDPSRSDERRHQQQGTQPGGPRFEIKEEQGPGTSSSPGQVCRRGPGPRGAGGAGDVEQTAQNVGDLGYIHVVEQEGSSRSGNYSLRHPKPVRPRTTTGVPTPGGLAGQKVASRSPGAVGSDSTSPGRAGEMAGPSTSPADPDNDRPHHCLECGKTFRLISSLKKHIRIHTGEKPYPCGVCGRRFRESGALKTHLRIHTGEKPYSCPECPKSFRHLDGLRKHQRTHSGDKPYVCAICGKRLSRLQHLKHHQRIHTGEKPCSCPFCNRTFKEPAALRKHVRTHRDESGHMEASLGEDADPEALDNINSLHPAAPSPQMRFDEWGAEGDDVDCV; from the exons ATGGCTAATAGGCGAGGAAATTGTAATACCGGCATGGATTCAACTTTGAGTAGCAATAATCCAGGCAGTGGTGGTGGTAATCGTAAACAAAGTATAATCAACGCCCCAAACCGATCTGGAACTGAGTCTTGTTATGAACGTAAAGTAGGGAAGGCTGAGTATGGTCAGCAAGCATGCCAGGGCAACATGACTGTATCTTCACTGAAGACACGTCTTGCCCCGACGATTCAAACTACGTTATCCGCTGCTGTGGATACCCTCCTGGGCGAGGTTGTACTTGTTCTCAACGAAACCCAACAAGAGCTGGTGAACAAGGAGCAGGAAAACGAAAGACTAAAAGTGGAATTGAGGACGTTACAGGAATGCCTCAGCAGCGCCCAAAAGTTAATTGACCAGTTACAAATTCCATTCCCtggttcacagacaatgggGCAGTCGGTTTTTGCACCCCCTCTTACCTCTATTGGCTCTATGAACACGAATATGGACAGGGACCGCCAGAGCCACCGCGATGTGAATGGCGCGGACGGTCGGTGTGTTTCCGGGGTCAACCTAGAGATGGGTGGCTCCCTTAGTGATTCTCTGCATGGGTACAACTCCAGGGATGACTATAAAATGTGTCAGCTCTCCATTCAACCAGACGGCTCTGTGACCAACCATTCTATGGAGGCCTATGCTGCCAACACACCTAACATCTGCTCCGACCCAAGCCGTTCAG ATGAGAGGAGGCATCAGCAGCAGGGCACCCAACCAGGAGGACCAAGGTTTGAGAtcaaggaggagcaggggccCGGTACCAGTTCCAGCCCGGGACAGGTCTGCAGGAGAGGGCCGGGACCGAGGGGCGCCGGCGGTGCCGGTGACGTGGAGCAGACGGCCCAGAATGTGGGCGACCTGGGATACATCCACGTGGTCGAGCAGGAGGGGTCGTCGCGCTCCGGCAACTACTCGCTTCGCCACCCGAAACCTGTTCGACCGCGGACCACCACCGGCGTTCCGACACCGGGCGGACTGGCAGGACAGAAGGTTGCGTCGAGGTCTCCCGGAGCAGTGGGAAGCGACAGCACGTCCCCGGGGAGGGCTGGAGAGATGGCCGGACCATCCACCTCCCCGGCGGATCCGGATAACGATCGCCCCCACCACTGCCTGGAGTGCGGGAAGACCTTCCGCCTCATCTCCAGCCTGAAGAAACACATTCGCATCCACACGGGAGAGAAGCCCTATCCCTGTGGCGTGTGCGGCCGTCGCTTCCGGGAGTCCGGGGCCCTGAAAACCCACCTGCGCATTCACACCGGCGAGAAGCCCTACTCCTGCCCCGAGTGCCCGAAAAGCTTCCGCCACCTGGACGGCCTGCGCAAACACCAGCGCACCCACAGCGGCGACAAGCCCTACGTGTGTGCCATATGCGGCAAGCGCCTGAGCCGGCTGCAGCACCTGAAGCACCACCAGCGCATCCACACAGGCGAGAAGCCCTGCAGCTGCCCGTTCTGCAACCGCACCTTCAAGGAGCCCGCAGCGTTGCGCAAGCACGTCCGCACCCACCGCGACGAGTCCGGCCACATGGAGGCGAGCCTGGGGGAGGACGCGGACCCGGAGGCCCTGGACAACATCAACAGCCTCCACCCCGCGGCGCCGTCCCCTCAGATGAGGTTCGACGAGTGGGGGGCCGAGGGAGACGACGTAGACTGTGTGTAG
- the LOC105027844 gene encoding zinc finger protein 333 isoform X1 yields the protein MDYLGNPLCPLACIVRAEPQMSGHLPLDEVGVSLDAEKINTRSLESVSRPGGLNGEARDPDTVLVSNKTTTAMMRDVLVFPIASPIDFSNGGVTCKPNVLHRKPTETQCSALTTLHGVPKEQQHSKSIKIELDLSQCKSEIVSKCAAVKVEDLSPGGLKGADGKEVYPDSVLPPNKIPEALQGDVCVFPLASQDVKVEDPIWAYYSQIESGMIQTNTIPVKTESFEDSTVVVKVDSDIKVEDPIWACYFVKQEKEIPNVEKPIHAAHLKEEPIDFPIVGTNSQSRSGPGLSTSKANDVQPTLTERCDQDRNYYPITPAEVLKTLQQSGKNTTVNRYVKQETVDVKNEDPIWANYHMHEGRKDMNPNYEHLTLLLPSPIETHHPVTSEEMLSLIGIRQPICKVAMPSSKVEQEQTMNSDPAGPSQPISQQSSKKQMLEREPGGHSGLGSQSNTSEPSVTMPDTREEHPTATLNFNKKHKRFTATGINTCQLCDKSFSSHEQVQEKMPTEAVKGNINNAKPWKCCVCKATFGTHGRLRFHRQKHVSGLNCPVCGKCFQIKHHLDVHMKIHSVERPFSCEECGKTYRTAGLRNAHMSIIHSTKRDMFCPECGKPFKLKTQLDIHMNMHTGNRPYQCTDCEASFKTPSALSSHKTIHTGEKPFSCPQCGKRFRLNGNLTNHLSTHSAGKGRVKKSGENQSKGKKKQSDTEEDSDSMSDPDFSSDSTPQTPTSRQTRSQRKPKQVEN from the coding sequence ATGGACTACCTTGGAAATCCTCTGTGTCCTTTGGCCTGCATTGTGAGAGCTGAGCCTCAAATGTCAGGACATTTACCCTTAGATGAGGTGGGTGTGTCACTGGATGCTGAGAAAATTAACACCAGGAGCTTGGAGTCTGTCAGCAGACCTGGAGGTTTAAATGGAGAAGCTAGAGATCCAGATACAGTTCTAGTCAGTAACAAGACAACAACAGCCATGATGAGGGATGTTCTTGTGtttcctatagcctcaccaatAGATTTCTCCAATGGAGGAGTGACATGTAAGCCAAATGTTCTTCATAGAAAACCTACAGAGACCCAATGCAGTGCCTTAACCACCCTTCACGGTGTACCTAAAGAGCAGCAGCATTCAAAGTCTATTAAGATTGAATTGGATTTATCTCAGTGTAAAAGTGAGATTGTGTCTAAATGCGCTGCAGTGAAAGTTGAGGATCTTAGCCCTGGAGGTCTGAAAGGAGCTGATGGGAAGGAGGTCTATCCAGACTCTGTGTTGCCACCTAACAAGATACCAGAAGCCCTACAGggggatgtttgtgtgtttcctcTAGCTTCACAAGATGTGAAAGTTGAGGATCCTATTTGGGCATATTATTCTCAGATTGAATCTGGCATGATTCAAACAAACACCATCCCAGTCAAAACTGAGTCCTTTGAAGATTCTACTGTTGTGGTCAAAGTTGATTCTGACATTAAAGTTGAGGATCCTATTTGGGCGTGCTATTTTGTTAAACAGGAAAAGGAAATACCTAATGTTGAAAAGCCAATACATGCTGCACATCTGAAGGAGGAACCTATAGATTTTCCAATTGTGGGTACCAATAGTCAATCCAGATCTGGTCCTGGCTTATCAACTTCAAAGGCAAATGATGTTCAGCCGACTCTGACTGAGAGATGTGATCAAGACAGAAATTATTACCCAATCACACCTGCTGAGGTGTTAAAGACTCTACAGCAAAGTGGTAAAAACACCACTGTGAACCGCTATGTAAAACAGGAAACAGTGGATGTGAAAAATGAAGATCCCATATGGGCTAATTATCATATGCATGAAGGACGAAAGGACATGAATCCAAATTATGAACATTTGACACTTCTGCTTCCATCACCAATAGAAACCCATCATCCTGTAACCTCagaggaaatgctatcattgaTTGGGATTAGACAACCCATCTGTAAAGTAGCAATGCCTTCATCCAAAGTAGAGCAGGAACAAACTATGAACTCTGACCCAGCAGGACCATCTCAACCCATTTCACAACAGTCCAGCAAAAAGCAAATGCTTGAGAGAGAACCTGGTGGCCATTCAGGCCTGGGTTCCCAATCAAACACATCCGAACCCTCAGTAACGATGCCAGATACACGTGAAGAACATCCAACAGCTACATTAAActttaacaaaaaacataaacgTTTTACAGCAACAGGAATTAATACATGTCAGCTGTGTGATAAATCCTTTTCTTCACATGAGCAAGTTCAGGAGAAAATGCCCACTGAGGCTGTAAAGGGAAATATAAACAATGCTAAACcctggaaatgttgtgtttgtaaaGCAACATTTGGAACTCATGGAAGGTTAAGGTTTCATAGACAAAAGCATGTTAGTGGTTTAAATTGCCCTGTTTGTGGTaagtgttttcaaataaaacatcacTTAGATGTTCATATGAAGATACATTCAGTAGAAAGGCCCTTCTCCTGTGAGGAGTGTGGTAAAACCTATCGCACTGCTGGTCTTCGTAATGCACACATGTCTATCATTCACAGCACTAAGCGAGACATGTTCTGTCCAGAGTGTGGGAAACCTTTCAAGTTGAAAACCCAACTAGACATTCACATGAACATGCACACAGGAAACAGACCATATCAGTGCACCGATTGCGAGGCTTCCTTCAAGACACCCTCAGCTCTGTCCTCACACAAGACTattcacacaggtgagaagccatTTTCCTGCCCTCAATGTGGCAAGCGTTTTCGCCTCAATGGCAATCTCACTAATCATTTGTCCACACACTCTGCTGGCAAAGGAAGAGTGAAGAAGTCAGGGGAAAACCAATCTAAGGGGAAGAAGAAGCAgtcagacactgaggaggactCAGACTCCATGTCAGACCCAGACTTTTCATCTGACTCCACCCCTCAAACCCCCACCTCCAGACAGACCAGGAGTCAGAGGAAACCCAAACAGGTGGAGAACTGA